The DNA window CATCATTGTGACTGCTATTACTGCTATTTGGACTGCCATCCCTTTTTGGGCTTGCTGGTGGAGATAACGCTTGCATCAAACGGCCTTTACTTTCGTTCCAAATTGTTGACTACAaatgaaaacttttaatatatctgtatacaatatacatacatgtatatgtatatataccaaTCTGCCTTCTCTTCCAAATAGCAAAAGAAACGCATCGATAAAGTCCCGAGATTTCTCTTCCCATTTACTTATCATATCCATTCGTTTCTCACCGATATTTTCCATTACTCTTTTTCCTTTATCTTTCAGGTCATCAAATTTGTTTTGTAGGCGAAACTTTTTCTCCtgtaaagtttcttttattataactatatttaatttgttataacaatctttttgtaattatattgtatttttctttttcaatatatatgattgcgATATCTTTTTGCATCCAACAATCTGAATGTGATATATAGAGATCATTATGCAACAATTAACAAAAACTTACATTgagaaaagaaacattaagTTCCTTTGCACTATAACCTCGTGCAAGATTTCTtctaacatatatatcataatcttTGACTATTCTTGCAACTATATCCGAAGTGGAAACGCCTTCTGTTCTCTGTGTAGCTACAAACATGCCTTTAGCTTTTAGATTAGCATAAACATCTGATACATCATCTGTCATGTATGGTATATCATCATGAGCAACAAAATCAATCTGTAACATAATATTCattcaacatttaatttttttataaaattattgtaaagtgTAGCGTTTtagtaaatagattttaaaatataaaaacatgaatTATGCTTTGATGATTATACCTTatgctttttaataaactcatCATCGAGTTCCCAGGGTGCATCTCGGACAACTTCATCTACATATCTACAATGCCTAACAGCATCATATCTTTCCGAATCTGTCATTACAGTTCTTCCTTTTTTGCTATGTGTCAATTCATCATTAcacactatataataaataattatggttgatatactataaatatttttaggattatcataatttagaaatataagtaaagtaataaattataacataattataacaataagtgatttataacatgtaaatagtggaaaaatcaattttttaaagtagttTTGCAATCACCTCCAACAATGAGATAAacatttggaaaaatattctttgcttGTAAAAGTTGTCGTGCATGTCCTTGATGGAAAAGATCATAAATACCATCGGCATAAACTCTAATTTTTCTAGGAACTGcaaaagaatttaaacaatacacacacacacacatatatatatatatatatatatatatatatagaataataaatatatgtatatagaaataaaaaaataatccatgatatttaatattattaacaaaaataaattgaaatatacctTTACCACTTCTTGCTTGTTTTAAGGTAATTCTTGTGTTGTAATCACATGCATTTCTCTCTATAATAGCCTCTAACTCATCGCTGAAAGGTGCTTCTTTACAAATAGACTagaataaatgagaaattgaattgttgatattttgcacataaatataaagttaaatgaaaaaaattctctcttgagtttatgtatttaaatattgattgtatttaacattatctcattttaatttactaaattgtataataatatatcacacatttttattttattatattatattaaaaagtgataaagtaaataacacttacttgaaatttttcatgatatatGGAAACTtgattactataattttttataaacaataaatttccaCTGTTATTTTCAGTATAATTCTGTTTAGAACCCCAAGTCATTGCTTTTAACAATTCTTtacaaatttgacaatttgattaattgatatttataatgaagataaaacttatatattatatcttatattagctttatgttaaatattataattaactcttatattaaaaacacataaaatacttgattttaataaaaattaaaaatattaagtattaaattaaaaatattaaagtttaataaaaatagtacaatTACATTTAgctttttagataaattatctttttagataaattatataaatatcaattatatatattaattgatatttatcattataaatatcaattaatcaaattgtcaaatttgtaaagaatatagatatatatataattcattttgtaattttacaatGGTATAGTTTTAGATCAGATGTACAATACTGTGACTCATTGTTTATTGGCTAATgctaatgatataaattacttacaGCATGAACAGGAGATTCTTCCCTTGAGCAGGACGCACTTTCTCCATTAATGTTGTTCTGATGGGACACAGTAGTCAGCATAGTTTCTTCTCTGGGACGCTTCCTggacattttcttatttttgcaatGCTGTTGCCATACAGCTTTCGTTTAACTGTAAATGTATGGATGTCACCATCAAATTATGCAGTATAATTCtgatgatgaaataaaaaaaggcatCTATATCTCAATATTTGTGGCTATCAATGTTACATAAATGACAAgtatattattgattgaatAATATGATTGAATAATTGTTACTAGTTACTTCTGAGTTAGTGGTGTCACATATTTGCGTTTacagaaacaaaattatactgataaatatatattaacatccATATATTTGGGGAGGAATTGTAATCGAAATTACACTATCGCGGATAAAGAGGAAACGTATAATCCACGACAGCATAATCGTTTTGCTTGATAGATAGATAAGCTTTAAAAATCGAACTTTAAAGATTCGCGATTTACGGTCGACGTCACACGACGTCGAGTCGCGTGCCACGCACGTCCGGCGACGTGCCGTGGTGTCGTCCTGTCTCCTGCCGTCAGTGTTCCGTTGAAGGAAATTTCACACCGTAAAAATCGTGTGACAAACGAGATTCGCCGTTCATCGATACGTGCAATATGCGAGAATCGTTGTTTGTAGAATTTGTTAGCACTTACGGTCACGGGCGATCGAATCTGTTGGTCGCGATTCGCGACGTTCCTCCTCATGCGAGAAAAGCAACGAGAAACAGCTGGGTCAAAAACGGTTCTCAGTAGCGTTCAAGTTTTCCTCAGACTCTAATAGCGCACAGTCGTTTCGTAGAGTTAGGTTAACAAAGATCGAGATCGTAACGGATTTTCGTAACGTGACTTCAAAAAAAACTGAATGTTAAATGCAACGTGATGCAACATGCGAGGGAGTTTTCCATAGGGTTTATGACCACACAACCATGCTATGCAAACAGCTGACCTAGCAGACGCCCGTTACGATAGGTCAATTCTTTGTAACTGCACCTTCCCTACTACAATAactcatttatcttttttttctctctctaacctttatttaattgtagctCTGTTTCAATTTAAGTGCAGGGAATGTAATCATAGTGCACAACTACAAAGAATAGATCTAAAACTTGTTGGAACGTTAAGATTAGTTCGGCGAATTTGCATATAGTCACATAAaaacgtatacatatacagagaAGCTGAccaatcacatttttaatatgaaaaatatcatgttttttacattttatatattaaatgtgtgaTTGGTCGATCTCTTTGTCTAAAtttgaaatgtttatttacacgtgtatatatatttaaaccaaacatatgtatatatattatttatcttggcAAGAGTGAAAGAGAAACACACATAAAAGGCAAGGAGAGAGAATCTCTCTATTGGAGAGATTGGGCTATGTCAcagaaaagctttttttttctcattaggttaagttatcgatattttaagaattttggaaattgaggaaaaaacaaattcttttgaaatgtaaaagataaaatttatctttcgcATGGAATTCGTGTAACGAGAGTATTCtccctataaaaaataaaatctcgaaacgtgttttcaaaaatttgtaatttccccgagaaaatggaaaaacaaCGCCCGATTTTATGCgtcaaatatatctttacgATCGTTCGACCGTATCAACATACCTACCGGCTCTCTTCCGctgtttttctcatttataatgCTTTTACCGTTACAAATGTATAGTATATAAGGTTCGATCGACAATTGACGATAACAATTCGAATGTTCCGTTTTAATTAACATCGATGAATCATTGGTTAGTTCTCGGAGAAAAAGTTAATTTCGGCAAATCTtcgcaaaatgtaatattcatgTTTCACATATGATGTCCTACATGtgcaaaaacattatattaacaagtgataataatatatcactggagaaaaataattttttgcatcggTATTCGCATTAATCATTTCGTATCATCATGTATCACTCTCAAATGTGACATACGAGAGCGATATATCgacaattaattacatactGTATGAATTCAGGAATTCTCCctataataatagattctcTATTCGATACTTTAGCCACACTACCAAACAGGATTTGACGGGATTCTGAGTAAAATATAGATGTGAATTCTTACCGTATCAAATAGCCGCGCGCGTGTATACACAAACACAGAGCACTCTTCGAAATTTGCCGGGCGCCGCAACGTGTTCTAACGACAGGGTGTGtcgatataatttcaagaaaGGAAGGATCGAAAATAACGCGTGATAATGCGGAATTCCTGATTTTCGCGTTGGATCAATAAATCCCGATGCATAGATCGAATCGAATACACGCGATTTTACACTATTTGCTACGTTTGACGTTTGCGTCCACGCGATGCAATGTACTGTATGACATACGTGTTAATGCGCGGTCGCGAGCGCTCCATCGCGACAGGCGAGAGGATGGCGATGACGTAATATCGGATGATCGCCGGCGTCATGTGTGCCGGCTGCGTTCCGCATACCGGCGCGCGAGATCTGTCATacgcgtacatacatatatatagggaCGCGTATGTAGAGAATAGCCTGCAAAAAAGATAACGATTAGAATATAAGATATTCAccaagaaattttttccattgttTTTCACACTCGAGGCGATTACTTATCGCTAATTTGAGATTTCCCTACATTGACCTAGCATAGTCCGATATAATTCCGATGTTTATGTGACAAGACATAAATacgataattttatgcaaatcgcacacatatatgtgtcaATAGCTCGCAActgaaaatgattttatttcgaaatgtTAAAGATTGCTCTTGcgattagtaataataattcacattttcttttactgCGCGCTatactaaaattaaagatttataaaaaaatatagcgagAAGAATAGACACAATTATGTACACATATGTGTATCTTATTAATACATACAGCTACAGAAAATATAGTATGTACTTCgctttacacacacacacacacacacacacacacacacacacacacacacacacacacacacacacacacacacacacacacacacatatatatatatatatatatgcaaaataccATTGGGTAAATGACGCTCTCTAATTAGGTTTGCTCCGTTATTTTGTAGCATATTTTCATATGACAACAGAAGTTGttgaatatatcataattacatCACAATATATTAGGCATATATAtaacgaatttatatttttttaaaagacgcatttatatcgataacttttcagcattaaatatttctgagctcttattgtttgaaattgaaaaagaagagaggaaaaatcTTCTCTCTACAGaggtttcatttatttttgacgcatgtaaaatgtaaataaaattgattataattatttctcaattatcCTGACTgtctaattataaatctatggataaaattaatctatatatataaaatttatattatatataaaatacttgataTCAAATGAATGGccaatatttttgtactttcAACATTGACCTTATCACCCTTGATGCAATATTTGAAACGTGAATTAGTCATAAATGAAACAGCAAAATACGAGTACTATAAATAACCATATTTACAATATGctgatatataatactttgcaaccattatacatatatctttagtATACACGTTTTGTGTTTCtgctttaaaaattgtataggaTGtctacacaatatttttatcttttgtagtgctgataaaataataatcaataaaccgatatgcaatatttttaattatttcatttcagTTTCAGTTATATGCTTATAAATTACGTTCCGAATAATAATAggttttgtttttatcacacacattaatttttatagaaactgtttatagaataattatcatctagtattaaattttagatagtTGCTGTggtataaaatagaaatcaaaATCATGACAAGCAAATTAacttatgattatttatggCTTAAtaacttttgcaaaaatttgaatgaatatacattttttttaaatatatgaccattataatatatactaggagaattatatataagttattaaaattatattaatatgtatgtcgTAGGTGCGAAGAGCAAAACAATGAGTTACAAAGctgagatttattttaattaataataactttaaaataatctctatataattgtaagattcataattttttcttccgtAATGATGTTTATATTCTTCCTTTCTCACAGATACGTATCGCGTAAATAGTCCaacattgattttatatctatcataTGCAATAGTATGTGTGCATCTTACAAGATTGTGGTGTTGATTTTTGTTGAAACAATGTCGAGGCAGTGTCTGCCTTATATCAAGGATACTTACAATCAAGTAATTCAATTCTTTATACTTGTTCgatatttatactttgatgttgtatgtacaaataaatgtttatttttcatttttactccTCTAGACATCGTAGTAAAAAAAAGTCTATTTGAAGCTTTTATATTGAAAGTAGCCACAAAGAGCTtcactataattaatttttccattagtgaaattttaatataattgcaagtGTATCAGagtacacataaataaatagcaCAGGttgtttaaacaaattatttcactCAGTTCTTTTCATTTAACATAGATATTCTTGTATTATATCAATTGAAGGAAACGTAATGCATTGAATtggtcaattttatataaatttaatcaactaTGGTATGtttcattattctttcttattttcgaATAACATTAGATATATGACaaacatattgtaaaattacagctaaatataattcaataaaaattagctgtaaaattacaagaaaaattgtaatttacagtgtttaaatatatacatcttttatgtaattctataaaagagatgtatctatttatatgccacaaatttataatgaatctAAAAGTGTATCTAAAAgttctaaaaatttcattacgtTTCATTCAAAAGGCATTCGTATACATAGACCTCAACATTGCAATATTagcgatattattaaataacagtaACTGcatctaaatttaataataaaaatacctaAATTAGAATGTCATGCATTTACTTCATGGCTACAATAAGTTTCCAGTCTATTTTATAGCTTTGCCAAAACAAAGGATAAATTgagaatgtaaatataatgcgaaagatcagaaaattataatttcttaacgTTATGTTCACACAACAAAGCTATGATGTGTACACTGCACtatgcaatttttacaaagccattttttccgtttttaaatttagcatCATTCGGCTCTCAATGGCGGAGAATCGCTTGAAAATTCAGCTAAGTCGACgtcatcatttataaatttttcaatgttaaccaatctaatgaaaaaaaaagtagcaaaaaaagagtaaatgtatatacatcacgtaaacaaatattaagtttaaaaCCTTTTAGGAATATATAAACTACATTTCTCCAAATTCTGTCAATTCTGTGAATTCATTcagagttaataaaatttcttttgacttattttcatttacaacAGTATcataaatgaaacaatattaaatacaaattttacttCGAATGTTTTGCAACAATCCTTGACAATAGAAAACTGATAATATTGaatctgataataaattcaGAATTATATGCTCAACAAGTTACATatggataataatatatgaaacccttaaatatatttgcatgtatGTATAGCTAGGCTGGAGCGAACGGTTTATAGGTATAATCTAATTACCTAAAATCTCTGATTTTTTCCCGGGAGATTAATTAACGCGggcatttaacattatttttttactttgttacGATGTTAAAAATTCAACTTAATGTGCTAAGTGCCTCATGAAGCGCTTGTTGCTGATCTGTTGTTAATTGCATTATGGTTGCCTGGAATATCGTCTCGTTGttctgaaaagaaataaaattattttatttttgaagactataacaataaatataaatataagaaatatttcgttTACGCCTACCTGTATTTCTCTAACAATACCGAGAATTCTTGACATAACAGGATGGTCAGTAGGCACAGCTTCTCTGAACAATGCTTCAGCAAAGAAACTTATAAGTCGAGGCAAATGCGCATTATTTGTTCCTAAAACTACTGTATGATTTGCTTCGATCAAATCACACAAGTATCCATAAACATGAGGTGCTTCATCTTCATCTTCAACAACTGGTAGCCAAGTTAACCTACCATAGAAAGGAGcgtttagtaaaatttaattgtatttattaaatataacgaaTTGTGCTTCTAATATGAAAGCTCACCAGTGTGGAAGAATTTCATCGACGTTGattgctttattattatatttaagaattttagttACTGCCGAAATAGCATTTTCAGTAGGGTTTACATTCTCCGGCGATCTAGATTCAGGATCGCTAATAACTTCCATTAATTTTGGTAAAGCTTCTGCACATGCTTGTGCAAATCCTTCTCCACCAAATTGGCCTAAAACTCCACAACCATAAGCTGCTGCTTGCCTAACTTCTGCAGATTTATCAGAAACGTATTGAATCATAGgtcgcaaaaaaatatcttgatattttgcACATTCGGGTCCTCCAAATTCTATTACATCATCAAAGACACACAAGGCCCATTGATGATCCGACCATGATCTTTCGGggcttaataattttacaaaatgtccgCATATTTGATCAAAGTATGGGAAGAATGAAGACTTATAAGTTGTAAATAAGGCATGTAAAATATCAGCGATTTTGCTGAGGATATATATGTCCTCATTGTCTTCATCAGCAAGTTGTTCTTCAACAacctaaatttaaatagaaaattaatatacagagatttctaaaaaattttatatataattgagatCTGTTAATACCTCGTCATAATCTTCGTCTTTTCGTTTTTCTAATCTAGCAACTGCTCTTTCAAAATGTTCATTAAGTAATTTATCTATGAGCCGTAAAAGTTCAGTCATATGCGGTGCGCTTAAACAGCCTGCGCCCAGTGTCTCGATACATTTTGCTAAGGAGGACAATAGTTCCAACAATACTTCAGATTCCGGTTCTGTATCGATAGATTTCAACAAATCGGGACAGATATATGCCCACATGCCTTCTAAATATTGTGGACCTGTGTAAAAacgttatcatatattattatcttatatatgtataattatatatatatatatatatatatatatatatatatatatatatatataattaatgtatataattatttctttagtaaaaatattatttaacctTTTATTTTAGCACAATCAAGGAGATACGGCAAACTTGCCGCAGCTGCAGTTCTGACACCGtcatggaaataaaatttcaacatcGGTACCATTAATCGTACTACTTCCTCGGCATAATCCGCGAAACCTTCTTTTAATTCTCGTGCATAACAAACCAACATTTCGCATGCTGAAGCCTTATCTTCTAAACCAGCTGTTTTAATACCAAAGTTCTGTTGCTCTCCTAATTGAACAAATTGCCAATCAAGATCGCTCTCAATACCTTCCATGTCTTCATTATCCAACAATGCAACCTCAGGTTTCATAGCAGCTGTTCGTAATACAGGTCCCATTACTAATGGTAGATACTGTTCGAATTGTTTTcctaacaaaaaatataaacggttttaagaaattgtaataaaaaaataattgtaaatatattgtaattaataattgtataaatcagTTACCAAAAGTTTTTGCAGTGTGTAAACAGaacttgttatatatttagaattatatatgtcttaccaagaattttacaaattctGGCCCAAGCAGATATAAGATAACTGGTTTGTGGATCATCATCTGGAAGATCACCTTCTGAATGCGTTTTTAGTAACATATCCATAACTTCACTAGCGTCCACAATAAACTGTTAAGATTcaacaatataattgataagctttttttataaaattatacaagaaattaaaacaattaattaccTTTTCCGGACCAACAGCTAGACCTATAAGACTAACACATTCAATGGTTTTACCCCGTAACATTTTATGTTCCTGTTGATTTGCATTTTGGATGATATACTTCAAACAAGGCATTAATCTATCATAATACGTTACAAACTGTTCTTCGCAAGTATCAGCAACAGAAGCAATTGTTGTGACAacctatatataacaaaatgacaaaaattatagatttgcaaaaaattctatttttttataaaattttatattattaaaattaaaattattgttatactatttgtattatattttacgatttattCAACTTACTTGTTCAAGCACAAGTTTAGTTCCCTTTTCAACTAATTCATGAAATTTAGCAGTTAATATTGATTCGAGTTTAGCCATTATAGCATCCAGATAGGGTGTTAGGATAGTTTTTGGACAATCTTCACTAAAGTTTACTAGAGCTGCACCAGCATGAGCTTGAACTCTGGGGTTTGCATTATCGTCCAATACCATCAATAATCCAGGGATAACTTtatcatgaaattttttttcaaatataggCGAAAAATCTGTAGACATTTGACCTACTGCATTGCAGGCAGCGTATCTTACACGAGGAt is part of the Cataglyphis hispanica isolate Lineage 1 chromosome 18, ULB_Chis1_1.0, whole genome shotgun sequence genome and encodes:
- the LOC126856449 gene encoding choline-phosphate cytidylyltransferase A-like isoform X1, with translation MSRKRPREETMLTTVSHQNNINGESASCSREESPVHASICKEAPFSDELEAIIERNACDYNTRITLKQARSGKVPRKIRVYADGIYDLFHQGHARQLLQAKNIFPNVYLIVGVCNDELTHSKKGRTVMTDSERYDAVRHCRYVDEVVRDAPWELDDEFIKKHKIDFVAHDDIPYMTDDVSDVYANLKAKGMFVATQRTEGVSTSDIVARIVKDYDIYVRRNLARGYSAKELNVSFLNEKKFRLQNKFDDLKDKGKRVMENIGEKRMDMISKWEEKSRDFIDAFLLLFGREGRLSTIWNESKGRLMQALSPPASPKRDGSPNSSNSSHNDEDQTSPPPNKTGRYEFSHQNNHYLSDDYSDDEEENLHSK
- the LOC126856437 gene encoding importin-5 — protein: MAADLDQFQQLLNTLLSTDNDARTQAEEAYGNLPVESKVTFLLTTICNGTLAEEIRSMAAVLLRRLFASEFMDFYPKIPPEAQVQLKEQILLSVQNEQTDTIRRKVCDVAAEIARSLIDEDGNNQWPEFLQFLFQCANSPLPALKESALRMFTSVPGVFGSQQANYLDLIKQMLQQSVLDAANYEVRFQAVRAIGAFITLHEKEDNIHKHFSELVPALVQVTAQSIEKQDDDALLKVLIDLAETTPKFLRGQLDNIMQMCMNVFSNEEMLDSWRQLALEVLVTLAETAPAMVRKVGGKYIASLVPLVLEMMTDLDDDEKWSFSDEIIEEDNDSNNVVAESALDRLACGLGGKTMLPQIVQNIPTMLNNSDWKYRHAALMAISAIGEGCHKQMECLLPQIMEGVIQYLQDPHPRVRYAACNAVGQMSTDFSPIFEKKFHDKVIPGLLMVLDDNANPRVQAHAGAALVNFSEDCPKTILTPYLDAIMAKLESILTAKFHELVEKGTKLVLEQVVTTIASVADTCEEQFVTYYDRLMPCLKYIIQNANQQEHKMLRGKTIECVSLIGLAVGPEKFIVDASEVMDMLLKTHSEGDLPDDDPQTSYLISAWARICKILGKQFEQYLPLVMGPVLRTAAMKPEVALLDNEDMEGIESDLDWQFVQLGEQQNFGIKTAGLEDKASACEMLVCYARELKEGFADYAEEVVRLMVPMLKFYFHDGVRTAAAASLPYLLDCAKIKGPQYLEGMWAYICPDLLKSIDTEPESEVLLELLSSLAKCIETLGAGCLSAPHMTELLRLIDKLLNEHFERAVARLEKRKDEDYDEVVEEQLADEDNEDIYILSKIADILHALFTTYKSSFFPYFDQICGHFVKLLSPERSWSDHQWALCVFDDVIEFGGPECAKYQDIFLRPMIQYVSDKSAEVRQAAAYGCGVLGQFGGEGFAQACAEALPKLMEVISDPESRSPENVNPTENAISAVTKILKYNNKAINVDEILPHWLTWLPVVEDEDEAPHVYGYLCDLIEANHTVVLGTNNAHLPRLISFFAEALFREAVPTDHPVMSRILGIVREIQNNETIFQATIMQLTTDQQQALHEALSTLS
- the LOC126856449 gene encoding choline-phosphate cytidylyltransferase A-like isoform X4, which codes for MLTTVSHQNNINGESASCSREESPVHASICKEAPFSDELEAIIERNACDYNTRITLKQARSGKVPRKIRVYADGIYDLFHQGHARQLLQAKNIFPNVYLIVGVCNDELTHSKKGRTVMTDSERYDAVRHCRYVDEVVRDAPWELDDEFIKKHKIDFVAHDDIPYMTDDVSDVYANLKAKGMFVATQRTEGVSTSDIVARIVKDYDIYVRRNLARGYSAKELNVSFLNEKKFRLQNKFDDLKDKGKRVMENIGEKRMDMISKWEEKSRDFIDAFLLLFGREGRLSTIWNESKGRLMQALSPPASPKRDGSPNSSNSSHNDEDQTSPPPNKTGRYEFSHQNNHYLSDDYSDDEEENLHSK
- the LOC126856449 gene encoding choline-phosphate cytidylyltransferase A-like isoform X2, with protein sequence MTWGSKQNYTENNSGNLLFIKNYSNQVSIYHEKFQSICKEAPFSDELEAIIERNACDYNTRITLKQARSGKVPRKIRVYADGIYDLFHQGHARQLLQAKNIFPNVYLIVGVCNDELTHSKKGRTVMTDSERYDAVRHCRYVDEVVRDAPWELDDEFIKKHKIDFVAHDDIPYMTDDVSDVYANLKAKGMFVATQRTEGVSTSDIVARIVKDYDIYVRRNLARGYSAKELNVSFLNEKKFRLQNKFDDLKDKGKRVMENIGEKRMDMISKWEEKSRDFIDAFLLLFGREGRLSTIWNESKGRLMQALSPPASPKRDGSPNSSNSSHNDEDQTSPPPNKTGRYEFSHQNNHYLSDDYSDDEEENLHSK
- the LOC126856449 gene encoding choline-phosphate cytidylyltransferase A-like isoform X3, whose translation is MEKVRPAQGKNLLFMLNQVSIYHEKFQSICKEAPFSDELEAIIERNACDYNTRITLKQARSGKVPRKIRVYADGIYDLFHQGHARQLLQAKNIFPNVYLIVGVCNDELTHSKKGRTVMTDSERYDAVRHCRYVDEVVRDAPWELDDEFIKKHKIDFVAHDDIPYMTDDVSDVYANLKAKGMFVATQRTEGVSTSDIVARIVKDYDIYVRRNLARGYSAKELNVSFLNEKKFRLQNKFDDLKDKGKRVMENIGEKRMDMISKWEEKSRDFIDAFLLLFGREGRLSTIWNESKGRLMQALSPPASPKRDGSPNSSNSSHNDEDQTSPPPNKTGRYEFSHQNNHYLSDDYSDDEEENLHSK